A genomic region of Ictidomys tridecemlineatus isolate mIctTri1 chromosome 10, mIctTri1.hap1, whole genome shotgun sequence contains the following coding sequences:
- the LOC101964007 gene encoding large ribosomal subunit protein eL39 → MSSHKTFRIKRFLAKKQKQNRPIPQWVQMKTGNKIRYNSKRRHWRRTKLGL, encoded by the coding sequence ATGTCTTCTCACAAGACTTTCAGGATCAAGCGATTCCTCgccaagaaacaaaagcaaaatcgTCCCATTCCCCAGTGGGTTCAGATGAAAACTGGTAACAAAATCAGGTACAACTCCAAGAGGAGACACTGGAGACGAACCAAGCTGGGCCTTTAA